Within Desulfobacter sp., the genomic segment TCTCAACAAAATATCAGCATGGAATACGCTTTGGATATAAAAGGGCAAGAGATATGGTTTGATGGACGGATATCCCCCATGTCCGAAACGGTTATCGTCCTTGTGGTCCGTGATATCACCGAGCGAAAACAGGTTGAGAGAGAAAAAATCAAGGCTCAGAAGATTGCAAGTGAACATAAGAAATTAGCGTTAGTAGGACAGATTGCCGGAAAAATGGCTCACGATTTCAATAATGTCCTTGGAATTGTCATGGGTAATACTGAACTTGCGCTTAAAAAATGCAATGATGAAAAGCTAAAAAAGAGGTTGGAATTAATACTTGAACAGACCATCCGGGGTAAAAATTTAACCAAAAATCTGGTTGCGTTTGCAAAAGATCAGGAACCCAGACATGAATATTTCAGAATTACTGAAAAAATTGACCTTGTATTGAAACTTTTGCAAAGAGAGCTTGACGGCATTAAAGTCGTCAGGGAATATAATCCTGCCGTGCCTGATTTGCTTGCTGATTCCGGAATGATTGAACATGCTTTGGTAAACCTCATTCAAAATTCAATCCATGCCACGTCCAAGTCTGAACATCCCAAGATTACTATCCGGGCCTATTCTCGGAATGAAGCCATCTGTATTGAAATAGAGGATAATGGATGCGGTATTCCTGAGGACGCTCTCGAAAGGATTTATGACCCTGCTTTTACCCTGAAAGGCAGTAAGGATGTCATCGGGTCATATGAAGCAGGTATCAGGGGAACAGGCTATGGGATGGCCAATGTCAAAAAATATATTGAGCAGCATAAAGGGACCATGTCTGTTCAGTCAAAAGTCGACTCCGGCACTGTGTTTTCTATCCATCTGCCCGTTTTCAAAAAAGAGCTGACAAGTGAGGAGAAGACGACGATTAAAAATGAAATCACACAATATGAAAAGTGCATCCTTCTTGTTGAAGATGAAACGGCTATTTCAGATGTTCAATACAGGGTATTAACAGAAGAGCCCTGTAACCATAAAGTCGATATTGCGCATAACGGCCGGACTGCAATGGACTTGTTCGACAGGAATCACTACGATTTTGTGAGTTTGGATTATATCCTTCCGGGAGATACGAATGGTATGGATGTTTATCATCATATCAGAAAAAGTGAGAAGCGCACCCCAATATTGTTTGTTTCAGGGAATTTACAGTTTTTGGAATCAATACAGCAATTGAAACAAAAAGATCTTTACATTGACCACATATCAAAGCCCTGCCAAAATAAAGATTATGTCCAGGGCATCAATAAATTGATGGAACAGACAAATCAACAATGATG encodes:
- a CDS encoding response regulator; translation: MQDTEPVSLKNSVVTKLLRYVFLIYLLVAFVVTVFQMVSEYRRAEDNVIQDLKNFYVTLNPTLSIALWEADSDQMQSILQGVIKNPAISGLKINDLSENYVRRVGKNILVNDELKSHEKGSSGIRIDSKGNDLFGYQFPINYSGPDTTHEIGRVTLYSSAFVIFERVQYSYLFIIVSAIIKTLVLWIVFLFFSRFLLQRPLAELTSTCKEIELDNLENIRVNLNASGKDELSILAEALNNMVQKLLNSRILLKNYNQRLEQEVSERTLEVQSSQAELQALFSGMTDAVFMLDNEGRYLKIAPTSIGIHFKPKKEMIGKTLHDLFPRAEADFFLDRIHQCLKSQQNISMEYALDIKGQEIWFDGRISPMSETVIVLVVRDITERKQVEREKIKAQKIASEHKKLALVGQIAGKMAHDFNNVLGIVMGNTELALKKCNDEKLKKRLELILEQTIRGKNLTKNLVAFAKDQEPRHEYFRITEKIDLVLKLLQRELDGIKVVREYNPAVPDLLADSGMIEHALVNLIQNSIHATSKSEHPKITIRAYSRNEAICIEIEDNGCGIPEDALERIYDPAFTLKGSKDVIGSYEAGIRGTGYGMANVKKYIEQHKGTMSVQSKVDSGTVFSIHLPVFKKELTSEEKTTIKNEITQYEKCILLVEDETAISDVQYRVLTEEPCNHKVDIAHNGRTAMDLFDRNHYDFVSLDYILPGDTNGMDVYHHIRKSEKRTPILFVSGNLQFLESIQQLKQKDLYIDHISKPCQNKDYVQGINKLMEQTNQQ